A window of the Bdellovibrio sp. ZAP7 genome harbors these coding sequences:
- a CDS encoding R3H domain-containing nucleic acid-binding protein, whose protein sequence is MGFFSKLFGGKSKSANSEVESLVQATLEGIIEKAQFDLSFEINSSKEEDGGAVLSVQFSGGDEELLKDKKGQMLDAFQLFLKRVVQHNFPEDKTNITVDCGGYRDETESALIERAENLKAICIEQGKSVYYRALPPKDRKVVHQYLAKDPRIKSRSLGDGLYKKIKIYPAKGGNSAQNNNAEEAHHD, encoded by the coding sequence ATGGGTTTTTTTAGTAAGCTTTTCGGGGGAAAAAGCAAGAGCGCTAACAGCGAAGTTGAATCTTTGGTTCAAGCGACTCTAGAGGGTATCATCGAAAAAGCTCAGTTCGATCTTTCTTTTGAAATCAACTCTTCAAAAGAGGAAGACGGTGGGGCGGTTCTTTCAGTTCAATTCTCTGGTGGAGATGAAGAGCTTTTGAAAGATAAAAAAGGACAAATGTTGGATGCTTTCCAATTGTTCTTGAAACGCGTTGTTCAACACAATTTCCCTGAAGATAAAACAAACATCACAGTTGATTGCGGTGGATACCGTGATGAAACTGAAAGCGCTCTTATCGAACGCGCAGAGAACTTGAAAGCAATCTGCATCGAGCAGGGTAAATCTGTATATTACAGAGCTTTGCCTCCGAAAGATCGCAAAGTTGTTCACCAATATTTGGCTAAAGATCCTCGTATCAAAAGCCGTTCTTTGGGTGATGGCTTGTACAAAAAAATCAAAATCTATCCAGCTAAAGGTGGCAATTCAGCGCAAAATAACAACGCTGAAGAAGCTCACCACGATTAG
- the mnmE gene encoding tRNA uridine-5-carboxymethylaminomethyl(34) synthesis GTPase MnmE has translation MLRGDRDKDTICAVSTPHGVGGISVIRVSGPRTFEIVSKLCKFLPAHPESHKVYFGNLKDGAREIDEVLVTYFQNGRSFTGEEVIEISCHGSPLICQNILNSLVQLGARPADRGEFTYRAFMNGKLDLVQAESVLALIESQSQQAAKLALRQLKGQLSSKLEEVEDDMTWILAHAEASIDFSTEGIDVVDYSVVQVRLKKIEATLKDLVGTFKVGRLLKDGFRVVLTGLPNVGKSSLLNLFLEDERAIVTDIPGTTRDVIHGDTSYEGVKFTFVDTAGLRDEATDLVERIGIQKSYEAQNESDVVFFVFDIEKGLGAEETQILESLDPQKTFILANKIDRIGGSKPLEIVEKAIKNSKFFQKIVDPQAFFTRRVFFVSALDKKVRSSVLQELVQEFADMQVENTVLISNARHYENLVRALENTQRSQTLVDQGMGSEFLALELKESLIAIHETLGKRFDDQIMDRVFKEFCIGK, from the coding sequence ATGCTTCGAGGAGATCGTGACAAGGATACAATATGCGCGGTCTCCACTCCTCACGGAGTGGGCGGTATCTCCGTCATTAGAGTCAGCGGCCCTCGTACTTTTGAAATCGTATCGAAACTTTGCAAATTCTTACCTGCACATCCTGAATCTCATAAAGTCTATTTCGGAAATCTGAAAGACGGCGCGAGGGAGATTGATGAAGTTCTGGTAACTTACTTCCAAAATGGTCGCTCCTTCACGGGTGAAGAAGTAATCGAGATTTCCTGCCACGGAAGTCCTTTAATCTGCCAAAATATTTTAAATTCACTGGTGCAGTTGGGTGCTCGTCCTGCGGATCGCGGCGAGTTCACATATCGTGCTTTTATGAATGGTAAATTGGATTTGGTACAGGCTGAATCCGTTCTGGCTTTGATCGAATCCCAATCTCAACAGGCAGCTAAATTGGCTCTTCGCCAATTAAAAGGTCAGCTGTCCAGTAAACTGGAAGAAGTCGAAGACGACATGACTTGGATCTTGGCTCACGCAGAAGCGAGCATCGATTTTTCTACGGAAGGTATCGATGTCGTCGATTATTCTGTTGTTCAAGTTCGTCTTAAAAAAATCGAAGCGACACTTAAAGATCTGGTTGGGACTTTCAAAGTTGGCCGCCTTTTAAAGGATGGATTTAGAGTTGTTCTGACGGGTCTTCCGAACGTGGGAAAATCCAGTTTGCTAAATCTTTTCTTGGAAGATGAACGCGCTATCGTAACGGATATTCCGGGAACCACTCGTGATGTGATTCACGGGGATACTTCTTATGAGGGTGTTAAGTTCACTTTCGTAGACACGGCCGGTCTTCGTGATGAGGCGACGGACCTGGTTGAGCGCATTGGTATTCAAAAAAGCTACGAAGCTCAAAATGAATCCGATGTAGTTTTCTTTGTTTTCGATATCGAGAAGGGGTTGGGAGCTGAAGAGACTCAAATTTTGGAGTCCTTGGATCCTCAAAAAACCTTCATTTTAGCTAATAAAATCGACCGAATTGGTGGGTCTAAACCCCTAGAAATCGTCGAAAAAGCCATTAAAAACAGTAAATTTTTCCAGAAAATCGTAGATCCCCAGGCTTTCTTCACAAGAAGGGTGTTCTTTGTCAGTGCTCTTGATAAAAAGGTGCGTTCGAGTGTCCTTCAAGAGCTTGTCCAGGAATTCGCGGATATGCAGGTGGAAAATACCGTTCTTATTTCCAATGCCCGTCACTATGAAAACCTGGTTCGTGCTTTAGAGAATACTCAAAGGTCACAAACCTTGGTGGATCAGGGGATGGGTTCTGAATTCCTGGCGTTAGAGCTTAAGGAATCTCTCATCGCGATTCACGAAACTTTAGGTAAGCGGTTCGATGATCAAATCATGGACCGAGTATTTAAAGAGTTTTGTATCGGGAAGTAA